From a region of the Neodiprion fabricii isolate iyNeoFabr1 chromosome 7, iyNeoFabr1.1, whole genome shotgun sequence genome:
- the LOC124186745 gene encoding iodotyrosine deiodinase 1 isoform X2: MLAYTYVDITAVESDMILQSLPFFANYWHYLLISLVSFLLFNTLARLSRVAKTARKILEQDKGEPESLNDEQGSDENDGEHLVEDDDDEPALPKDLEHVPYVYTRPSEEELIQRAREFYLVASARRTIRFFSPDPVPKEVIQEIVKSAGTAPSGAHTEPWTFVAVSDPRTKAAIREIVEKEEEINYKKRMGKKWTTDLQPLRTDWIKEYLTIAPYLILVFKQMYSIGPEGKRKIHYYNEMSVSIACGILLTAIQSTGLVTLTSTPLNCGPALRKLLNRPASEKLTLLLPVGYPARDATVPNLRRKSLSEILVEI, from the exons atG TTGGCATATACGTACGTGGATATCACTGCCGTTGAAAGCGACATGATTTTGCAGAGCCTTCCGTTCTTTGCCAATTACTGGCATTACCTTCTGATCAGCTTagtctcttttcttcttttcaacaCCTTGGCTCGATTGTCGAGGGTAGCGAAAACCGCCAGGAAGATATTGGAACAGGATAAGGGTGAACCGGAATCCTTGAACGATGAGCAAGGATCAG ATGAAAATGATGGGGAACATTTAGTTGAAGACGATGATGACGAACCTGCTCTACCCAAGGACCTGGAACATGTGCCTTACGTTTACACAAGGCCTTCCGAAGAGGAGCTAATCCAAAGGGCGCGGGAGTTTTATCTGGTCGCTTCTGCTCGACGTACTATTAGATTCTTCAGTCCAGATCCTGTGCCGAAAGAAGTAATTCAGGAAATTGTTAAATCCGCCG GCACTGCTCCCAGTGGAGCGCACACCGAGCCTTGGACTTTTGTGGCGGTGTCAGACCCTCGGACAAAGGCTGCAATCAGGGAAATTGttgagaaagaggaagaaattaattacaaaaaaagaatgggaaaaaaatggaCAACCGATCTACAGCCGCTTCGGACCGATTGGATTAAGGAATATTTGACCATCGCGCCGTACctgattttagtttttaaaCAAATGTATAGCATCGGGCCtgagggaaagagaaagattCACTATTACAACGAAATGAGTGTTTCTATTGCTTGTGGTATACTTCTCACGGCAATACAG AGCACTGGATTGGTGACGCTAACATCAACTCCATTGAATTGTGGACCTGCGCTTCGTAAGCTCTTGAACCGTCCTGCATCTGAGAAATTAACACTGCTACTTCCGGTTGGCTATCCAGCCAGAGATGCAACAGTGCCTAATCTTCGTCGGAAATCGCTGTCAGAAATTcttgttgaaatatga
- the LOC124186745 gene encoding iodotyrosine deiodinase 1 isoform X3: protein MILQSLPFFANYWHYLLISLVSFLLFNTLARLSRVAKTARKILEQDKGEPESLNDEQGSDENDGEHLVEDDDDEPALPKDLEHVPYVYTRPSEEELIQRAREFYLVASARRTIRFFSPDPVPKEVIQEIVKSAGTAPSGAHTEPWTFVAVSDPRTKAAIREIVEKEEEINYKKRMGKKWTTDLQPLRTDWIKEYLTIAPYLILVFKQMYSIGPEGKRKIHYYNEMSVSIACGILLTAIQSTGLVTLTSTPLNCGPALRKLLNRPASEKLTLLLPVGYPARDATVPNLRRKSLSEILVEI, encoded by the exons ATGATTTTGCAGAGCCTTCCGTTCTTTGCCAATTACTGGCATTACCTTCTGATCAGCTTagtctcttttcttcttttcaacaCCTTGGCTCGATTGTCGAGGGTAGCGAAAACCGCCAGGAAGATATTGGAACAGGATAAGGGTGAACCGGAATCCTTGAACGATGAGCAAGGATCAG ATGAAAATGATGGGGAACATTTAGTTGAAGACGATGATGACGAACCTGCTCTACCCAAGGACCTGGAACATGTGCCTTACGTTTACACAAGGCCTTCCGAAGAGGAGCTAATCCAAAGGGCGCGGGAGTTTTATCTGGTCGCTTCTGCTCGACGTACTATTAGATTCTTCAGTCCAGATCCTGTGCCGAAAGAAGTAATTCAGGAAATTGTTAAATCCGCCG GCACTGCTCCCAGTGGAGCGCACACCGAGCCTTGGACTTTTGTGGCGGTGTCAGACCCTCGGACAAAGGCTGCAATCAGGGAAATTGttgagaaagaggaagaaattaattacaaaaaaagaatgggaaaaaaatggaCAACCGATCTACAGCCGCTTCGGACCGATTGGATTAAGGAATATTTGACCATCGCGCCGTACctgattttagtttttaaaCAAATGTATAGCATCGGGCCtgagggaaagagaaagattCACTATTACAACGAAATGAGTGTTTCTATTGCTTGTGGTATACTTCTCACGGCAATACAG AGCACTGGATTGGTGACGCTAACATCAACTCCATTGAATTGTGGACCTGCGCTTCGTAAGCTCTTGAACCGTCCTGCATCTGAGAAATTAACACTGCTACTTCCGGTTGGCTATCCAGCCAGAGATGCAACAGTGCCTAATCTTCGTCGGAAATCGCTGTCAGAAATTcttgttgaaatatga
- the LOC124186745 gene encoding iodotyrosine deiodinase 1 isoform X1, which produces MPMLAYTYVDITAVESDMILQSLPFFANYWHYLLISLVSFLLFNTLARLSRVAKTARKILEQDKGEPESLNDEQGSDENDGEHLVEDDDDEPALPKDLEHVPYVYTRPSEEELIQRAREFYLVASARRTIRFFSPDPVPKEVIQEIVKSAGTAPSGAHTEPWTFVAVSDPRTKAAIREIVEKEEEINYKKRMGKKWTTDLQPLRTDWIKEYLTIAPYLILVFKQMYSIGPEGKRKIHYYNEMSVSIACGILLTAIQSTGLVTLTSTPLNCGPALRKLLNRPASEKLTLLLPVGYPARDATVPNLRRKSLSEILVEI; this is translated from the exons ATGCCAATG TTGGCATATACGTACGTGGATATCACTGCCGTTGAAAGCGACATGATTTTGCAGAGCCTTCCGTTCTTTGCCAATTACTGGCATTACCTTCTGATCAGCTTagtctcttttcttcttttcaacaCCTTGGCTCGATTGTCGAGGGTAGCGAAAACCGCCAGGAAGATATTGGAACAGGATAAGGGTGAACCGGAATCCTTGAACGATGAGCAAGGATCAG ATGAAAATGATGGGGAACATTTAGTTGAAGACGATGATGACGAACCTGCTCTACCCAAGGACCTGGAACATGTGCCTTACGTTTACACAAGGCCTTCCGAAGAGGAGCTAATCCAAAGGGCGCGGGAGTTTTATCTGGTCGCTTCTGCTCGACGTACTATTAGATTCTTCAGTCCAGATCCTGTGCCGAAAGAAGTAATTCAGGAAATTGTTAAATCCGCCG GCACTGCTCCCAGTGGAGCGCACACCGAGCCTTGGACTTTTGTGGCGGTGTCAGACCCTCGGACAAAGGCTGCAATCAGGGAAATTGttgagaaagaggaagaaattaattacaaaaaaagaatgggaaaaaaatggaCAACCGATCTACAGCCGCTTCGGACCGATTGGATTAAGGAATATTTGACCATCGCGCCGTACctgattttagtttttaaaCAAATGTATAGCATCGGGCCtgagggaaagagaaagattCACTATTACAACGAAATGAGTGTTTCTATTGCTTGTGGTATACTTCTCACGGCAATACAG AGCACTGGATTGGTGACGCTAACATCAACTCCATTGAATTGTGGACCTGCGCTTCGTAAGCTCTTGAACCGTCCTGCATCTGAGAAATTAACACTGCTACTTCCGGTTGGCTATCCAGCCAGAGATGCAACAGTGCCTAATCTTCGTCGGAAATCGCTGTCAGAAATTcttgttgaaatatga